TTCCACTTTTAGTTGTTTAGTGGCAGGAGCCGCCACAACAGCCGCACTGTCGGTCTTTACGGTTGTTACCGTACTGTCAGCAGCTGCTTTATTTTGCACCGCTCCGTTGCAGGCATACAGGAGAATTAATAACGATAGTAACTTTCTCATTCTTTTACTTCTTTATAATTAGGGCTGTACTCTTGTACGTGTAAGTGGTCATTATGATGCCCGTCCGGGTCGGGAGAACAATGATTCAAAATTTTGTCCTCGTTATATGTCTGCGACAACATGCTCTTCCAGCCAAATTTGTACAATGCGTCATTAAATTTGGTTTGCCTGTCTGTATCCAGTGCTTTCCAGCCTTCTGTTTCGGAATCAGAAAACAGGTTCAGCCTGGCAATGGCCTTATCGGTACGAAGATAACGTAAGTCGCCATTGTAGCCGTTTTTATGTGATACGCTGGGTGCGGAGCTGCCATCTGCATGACTAAACCCGTTGAAGGTATAATCTTCATAACCGCATTCCAGCAAAGCGCCCAGCAGGCTGCCGAGCGTTTTATCATTCACAAAATTACGTACGGTGTTCAACGTTAACTTGAATTTCACATCACCGCTGGCGTAATCCTTCAACTCCCTGATATCTATCAGATCAACGGTGGCACCGCCGTAATTGGCGCCGTAATTATTGTCAATGGTTTTAAAGTTAAATAATCCCAGAATATGTTCCTTGGAATTTTTATCATGGTAAACATATTTGTACTTTTTCTTGTACTCCTCCTTGATCTCTTTGGGCACATGCCTTTCCAGACGGCCATCTGCAAAGATATGGTAGGTAACGATCTCTTTGGCCTCAAAAGCACTGGCCTTCTGCTGGCAGCTGAAGTCTGTGGCCTTTTGCGCCTTTCCTTCATTGTAGATATCATTGATCGCCGCTTCAAACTCCCACACTTTGGAGGAGCCCTGCTGACCGGTATAATAATGTTTCTTTCCCTTTTTATCTATCCAGTACTCAGTAGGTTCCCGTTTGAATAACGGGTTATCGTCATAAGCGGCATTGCTGCTGTCATACACCACATAATCAGGTTCATCACCGTGACCGCAGGCAGCAGGATAGTTGATGGCCAGATAGAGGTCCGTTTTGGATTTGAACTTGCTTTTATTTTTGGTGAGGAATTTCTCCACATAGTCGAGCTGCTGCTCTGCTGTCAGCTTGATGAGCTCAGAACGCAGCACGCCAAGGTCCTGGGCGGCCGCTTTACCGATTTGCACCAATCCCACGTAACCGTTTTTGGAGTCATCTTTATGTTTGGCAAAGGTACCGCAGGTAGGGCTGAAAGTCCTGCCCGTTTCCAGCGCCATGACCGTCATCAGCCAGTTGGCGCCTTCATTGTCTTTGGTTGGCAGGCCCAGCTTGGCTGCAATCTGTACCACTTTCTTCCGGAATTCGCAACTCACCTTATTTCCCCATACCAGGTCATATTTTTTGCAGAGACACTCTGTGACGGCCCTTTCCATGGGTTCCCCAAGCACCGCCGGGGCTATGGGCCTGGCAGCATCGTTCAGTTTATCTGCCAGCAAGGCGGACAATTTGATGTGATGGTAGAAATTCACGTCGCCCGGGTTGTACGCATTGGCATCGGCCACTTTTTCGGGAAACATATAATTGACTATCGTTTCATTGTCCTTGCTTTTTTCATGCCGCAGCACCACGTAGAAATTACGCAGCATATTATCCAGTGCTGCCACGCCTGACTTCAGTTTAGCTGTATCAAGGTCAATAGGCAGCGTTTCGTTGTCTTTCACCTTGAACTTAGACTGCTGCACCAGCTTATCTTCTGCCTTATACTTGTTTTCCCACAACTGGAATATCAGTTCTTCGCCCGCCAGGTTTTTGGTTTGTATATGGATCCTTATTTTCTCTCCGTAGGGGTAAACTTTGTACGCCGGATAGTTGGTACTGTCAAAGAAAGACACACTAACGATCTCCGGTTTTTTGTTGATATAAATAAAATTACCTTTTTCATTATCGGTGAGACGGCTGGGCTTCACCGGGAACCAGAACTTCTTTCCATCGGAGACAATCGTTTTCATCCCCTGGAACTGTATCCCGTCGGGCTTTTGCAGTACACCAAAGAGGACTTTGTAATAATCGCCCTGCCACCATAATGCCTGCAGTTTTTCCTTCAGGTCGTTGGTTTTAACATCCAGCCGGGCTTCTCCTTTAGCGTCGAAAGCGACGTTGCCCAGGTCCTTGATATAGTTAAAATCATCTCCTCCGTCGGATTCCAGTACATGCAGGTTCACCGATACGCCGGCAGACTGTGGACTGACGATCAGCGCCTTGATGGTTTCATTCCATCCGGCCTTCGCTTTATACTTGTCCTCCGCGTCCGTAAAACACCAACGGGTCACCTCCGCTAGGTCGGCATTGATATCGAGCTTCTTGGAAGATCCCCGCAGTTGGGCGGTTACCACGAACTTTCCTTTAGCAGGTGCGTAGATGCCGTCACGGGTAGCGCCGTCTCCTCCGGCAGGCGCCCAGGTAATGGGCCCGTCCTTCGCCTGGTCATAGGGCATCAGCAAATCGGCGGTCAACGTATAGCGCTTACCTACCACCCATTGGGTATCCCCGTTTTTAACGCGGATAGCTGTTATTTCGTTGTGTTTTACGTCAAAACACCAGTCATCTTCCGATTTGGCAGCGCCTGCGCTGGGCTTACCCTTCTTACTGTCCCACGCATCGGCATGGGATACATATGCCTCCACCACATAACTGCCGGGAGCGGCAAAATAAGTGTTGCCGTCCAGCGACAGCGATGCACCACTTCCCACCTCCTTGCCGTTGAGCTGCCATTTGATGGCCGCCTGTTCAAAGTCCTGCGCCGGCGTGGCGTAAGACATCTTACTTACTTTAAAACTCATGGTCGTGCCGGGGCGCACCACATGCGTGCCCTGATCGTTGGTGACGCTCACCACGCTATTGGCTTCAGATACCATCTCCTTGCTGACTTCCTGCGGAGATCCTTCTTCCGTGGCAGGCAGCATAGTGGCCGTCACGGTATAGGTAGCGGCGGTATTGGCCGGCGTAAAGGTAATTGTATCCGTACCGGGGTCTGTGGGGCCTGCAATGGTATTGCCGGCCGCATCAGTCACCTTCATGAATACACGCTTTTTCTCTTCATCCGTAGCCGGTGACATCTCATACTTCGCGCTGACAGTAACAGGTACGCCCCTACGCACACGGTATTGCTCCGGTTTAGCATTTTTTCCCGGCAAACCGGGAATGACGCGGCCCATGCCTGCACCCAGCTCCAGTTCCTCTGCCAGCTGGTTATGCACCACAGACACGTCAATGGCACAACGTACATCATCCTGCGCCTCAGGATTGCCGAAAGCCATCACACGATAGCTGCCCGTTTCATCGAAGTTCATGCTGAACGAAGGGCCTATCTCTTCAAACACCTGGGCACTGCCGCCGCTTACCTTCCATCCCACTTTATCTTTATCCGCCTTGGCGGCGTTATAGTAACTGACTACTTCAAACTTCAGCGATTCATTAGGCCTGGTGCGCAACACCGGCACCGGGGCCGATTTCCCGGAAGCACTCATCAGCTCAGGCGGTATACGCTTATCTAATTTTACCTTGATCTGTTTTACCTGCGGCTTTTCTTTTTTGGAATCAGGCTTGGGCGCCATCGGGTTCAGCACAGAAAGGCTCTCTACCTCCACCTTGTCGAAATGCGCCTGTGATACAGCAGCCTGCTGTCCGTGATGTTCAATGGTGATGGAACCAGGGCCGCCGGTAGCACAGGCCGCGGTACTGCTTTCCGTCAGGATTTTACCGCCATTGGTAAGGGTTACTTTTTCGTAAAAATCTTTCCATGCAGTAACACCTGGACTGCAAGCCCCTTTGGTGATAGAGCAGTTACCAAAGGTCCCCGCCTCAAAAGGTTTCCCCAGGTCTTTGGTGCTGGCAATAGGTTTCGAATTACCATCGTTGTCATTGATATAATCCTTTTCATTACCGGTCACCTTCAATTTGTCAATGGAGCTTCCAAACTTACAACGACAGGTGGCTCCCTGCACTACAAAATGTTTATCAGCCATGTTACTACCTGATTAATTACAAACAATTTTATTTCTTGTTGACAGTATGCTCTTCCAGACAAACAATACTGACAGATATCTGATGTTGTTGGGTACCTTCGTTGATCTCCCATTTCCCTTTTAACTGCTGCACATAATTACGGGTAGGTGTCAGGGTACAGGTCACATCGATCAGGCCGCGGCTATATGCCGGCGATGCGCCGGCCGACAAAATACCTTTCTGTGTAATTACATCCGGTATACTGCCGAAAGGCGTTCTTTCCTGTTGAATATCGAATGTCACCGGCGCGGAGAAAGGGACCACAGGATATTCCATCTCCCGTTGTGTTTTATAGTTGGCAAACAACAAGGGAAAATACATGCCCAGGAAAATGTCCCCGGACAAGGTTTTCCGCAAAGCTTCCGCATCGCGCAGCGTGGCATCTGTATGTTGTATATAAGACTCTGCGATCTCCCCGGTGTAATACTGTTCCAGCTTTTCCTTTTTGACGGTCCATCGTTGCAGTATCTCCTTGTAATTGGCCACAGCGGCGATACGGCCGCCATGCTCCAACTTCACCTGCAGCGGATACACCACGCTGCCACATTGGGCGGCCAGGTCTCCGGCCAGGTAATCATCTGCCGGTGAACCGTTGATAAGTACATCCGTTCGCGTGATACTGAAAAAAACCTGTGAGGTGTCTTTGGGATTGCTCATCCGCTGTACGGTGGCATTGTACCGGACCGTCTGCGGCTGCGCTGTTTCAAAGACAATGGTAACGGCATGGATACAGGGAGGCTGGGCCGGCGTTAATTGCCAGCCTGGGCTATCAGCCAATGGTTTTTTAAAAGAGAAGAAGGCCATACTTTTTTACAGCATTAATGACCGATATGGTTGTTGGAAGTATCTTCCAGTTCTCCGGTTTTGAATTCGAAATCATAACTCCTCATGAGGTCACCATAAGAAAAACTCACACCGTAGCCGGGAAACTTGGGGCTCTTGTCCATTATATCGAAATAGGCATGATGAGCGATTTTAAATGCTTCCCGCCTGAGACTGTCTTGTTGGAGACTATCTGTTTCCAGCCCGGCCGGGCTTTTAGCAAACGTCATAATAATAAAGTATTCATCTTTTTTGGAAGTATCATTCATAAAGTATTTAGGTTCCCTCCAAATAGACCGACAGTTATAAACAGTACGCAGCGAATCAATATATTGTTTTTCTTTAGGCTGCAACTTACTTACCGGTGGCGTAAACATCCACAACACGATAGCAAAACCATAGTAATATAAAACGCCAACAATTGCCACAATGAGGACGGAAACGAAAATCAGTATTTTATGCTTTTTGCGGAGGGCCATTATGCTTTCTTTTTTAAAACCAGATATGGATCAATAAGTTACCAATTTACATAATCATTTCCCTGAAAGTGTTTATATCGGCCATCTTTAGTCTTCAATATCCGAAATTGGGTGCCTTTTTTATTGTTGGAGGCATGATACTGTTTCTTTTTTTGATGTGTAACGGCCATAGCTCCGCCCCCCAGGCTGGGCACCGCTTCTGTCACCTCTACCATTCCGGTATAGCTGAGCTGTATCGTTTCCAGGTCTTCCAGCCAGTCCCATACGTAAGCTGCTGTTTTCGTGTACATATGTCCGTAGACATCCTTAGCGGGATTCTCTACCTGACCTGCCAGCACGATGCCTTTTATAAAAAGGCTGTCGTTCATATTTTTAAATGTCAGTACAGGATCTACGCTGATATCGATCTGGAAGGTTCGGGCGGGAATATTAACAGAAAAGTCGCTGGCATCGGCCGGAGAGAAGTGCGCCACCTTTTTTACAGGCACGCCTTTTTCTTTTAACACGCTCACAATGCCTTCTGCGTAAGCGGCGCCCATACTATGCGACACCACGCACACAGGCGTCAGGAACTGGTCGTCGCCTCCTTTCTCTTTAAAAACAGCCTGGTAAAAATTAGACTTCGGATTATTAAATCTCTCGAGGGCAAGTTTTCTCCCTTCGTTGAACCGCAGCTTTCCGGAAGAAAACATGGTATTGGACCCGTTGATAAAAAGTTCTTTCTGGGCGGTGAAGTATTTTTTAGCGGCTGCCCGGAACCCTCTGCCCCAGTATTGCTCACCGGCATCCGGTCCGGCGTAAGGCACGTCTTTGTTCCAATACCCGTTCACAAATAATATCACCGGCTCCGTCTCTTTAACGGTGGCGCCTACACTCACGGTCTTGGTTGGCCGCTGGAAATAGGCAAATATCTTCGTCTGCTGTACGGGCGTATGTGCGTTGACTTTATACTGAATCTGCACCGTCCCGTCTTTGACGGTCCCTCCGGTGTGGATATGTGCAATAGGCTGGTCGTCCAGTTGCTTGGACCATTGCACTTGTTGCAGCTCCTTCTCAGTAGGCTTGCGGCTGAATTGTGATGCTTTAAAGGTGTACCATTTTTCCTTGTACATCACGGTCACCAGTTTACCGTCTTCATCAAAGGGGCCTTCCACTTTTTTCACCAGCAGCGTGTTTTTCTGCGTGGCCTCGTAGGTACCGAAGCGCACACCAGACTCCTGGCCGTGCATTTTTACGTGTTTGGCGGCGTTGAGCGTGGTTTCCGCACTGCTGTTCCAGCGCACGCCTTCGCCGTTTTCCGTATATTTTTTGGAGATCAGGACGATGTTACCTGAATTTTTCTCTCCCATTGGTTTTCAATTTAAAGATGGTGGATGGGATATCAGAACAATTTTGATTTCTCTGCGCTTTTTACCTCTACCGATTTACCGGAATTAAAGGTCATCTCATCTTTTGAACTTTCCACTTTTATCTGTTCCGCTGTTTTTTCAATTTTCTTTGCCTGTACATCCATCCCTTCCATGGCTATTTTGGTGATATTGGTAGCAGTAAGTTTATAGTCATTTACCGAAAACTGGTTCATGGAATCACCGGCATTGTGGAGGATGTTCATACCAGCTATCTGACTCATGTTCATACCGGCGACGTGTGTCATATTGGTGCCGGCGTTTACATCCACGCGTTCGCGGGCGTCCATGATAATATTCCGGGCGTTGATCTTAATATTTTCGGGGGCGGTAATGGTGATGTTTCTGCCGTTGGTGTCCAGCACTACAATGTTGCCGCCTTTATCGAGGATGGTGATGCTTTCCTGTCCGGTAGTGTCATCCAGCCGGATAGTGTGACCGCTGCGTGTTTTGATGACTTTGAGGTTGTTCTGCGCATCGCCGTAGCCCGTTTTGGCGTTACCGTTATAGGCCGCTGCAATGGCATAAGGCGCTTCGGCGTTACCGTTTTCGAAGTCCACCCACACCTCCTCTCCCACTTCAGGGATAAAGTAAAACCCTTTATCGGCGCCGCCGTGAGGCTGCATGAGGCGTATCCACGGTGTCTGTCCTTTCTGCCAGTTGAACCGCACCCTGATGCGGCCCAGTCCTTTAGGATCGAAATTGTCTGTCACCACGGCGCTCTGGGCCTCACAGTAAGGCACATACCCCAGTTCCAGGTCGGGCGCCGCTGCCGCAGCAGGAATGCCCTCAAACAGGTTGTAATAGTCGCCGTTGCCGTTACAGTGATGTTCCAGCGAAGTGATCATAAACTCGCCATGTGTAGCGCTGGACAGCACGCTTTCCTGTATTTCGATGGTATCGCCCAGCCGCAGGCTGGTGTTTTTGCTGCGTCCTTTGATACGCACCATCTGTGCCATCCGTGCCTTTTTCTGACGCAGGGTGAGTTCATCCATCTCTGCTTTCGCATTGCTGGTAAACGCAAATGGTATTTTATAAAGTGACGCCTGATGGTATAATTTCTCGCTCAGGGACTGTGTATGATCTGTATACGGATCTGTTTTACCTGCCGTCTTCTGCTGGGTGCCGTCGTCTACTATCTGGTACTGGCGGTAATCGTACCCGTTAGTGGCCTGGTTGTTGGGCTTTATCTGCAGTTCCAGATCAAAGCTGATCAGGTCTACCTGGTGCACCAGCGTGGTTTTCTGCGGGGTATACTGTCCGAAGATCAGCTGCTGGCCGTTGTAGAAAAACCATTCGCCGTATCGCTGCGACAGGCGATGCAGGAAGTTGAAACCCGTTTCCTTATACTGCACGATGTACTTCAGCTGCCTGCTGGTGGCGGGCTTTACTTCCGGGCGGCTGGCAAAAGGGTTACAGGCTTTCAGCACGGTGTTAACGATGGCGGAAAGGTCCTGTTGCTCATATGCCCGGATGTGCGGGTCCGCGTCCAGTAATACGGACGGACCGCTGCCTTTGAAGATGCAGCTGCCGTTGGTGCCGTCGTCTTCCTTTCCGGCACTGACTGCCGTAATAATGCCGTTAAACAGCATCGGTCGGAAACCGCCGGCTGCTTCCACCGGTTGGACGGAGATACGGATTTCCTTGCCTAACAATGATTTACCGGCTGAAATAGGATTATTGCCTGACTTGGAAAGCCATTCGTAGCCTATTTTCAATTCAAAATGGTGATGCCCGGAAATAGTCTGTTCAAGGCGGAAAGAGTGGAATTGCCGGAATTGCTCTTCTTCAATAGATACGGTGGTGACGGTATACAAGGCCATAAGAATGCGGTTTGATATGGTATAGCTCCCTCCCTGACAAGGATTAACGGTTTATGGGCAAGCAGGGTTAAGCTAACAAACAGGACATTAAGATAAGAAAATTATAAGTACCAACATGGGATCCCGGGAAATTTATTATACAGATAACAGAACTTTAATATGGAATACTAATCTTTCCTAAAAAGATTTTTTATTTTTTGAGGTCGGCTACTGCTGACATGAGGTTGCCATCTCCCCGTTAGATCTTTGTTTCATTAAGCATAAATCACTATGAAACAAGTCGTTCTGTCATTCACTGTCATTTTTTTAGCTATCAACACATATTCACAACCTGCAAAAAAACGACCGTATGTCCACCATAAAACCTTTCAAAATGGGCCGGGGAAGTGGACGCGTTCTTTAAAAGCGTGAAATAAGCGGTTCATCTGAAAATTAAAAGGCTGGCTGAAAACAATTTCAGCCAGCCTAAAAGACCTTCTTCCCACCTGCGTTATTGTGGATATAATATCTGTGTTGCCTTGATATCCCCTGCTGTAAATCCGTTCCAGGGAAGTACAGTGGAATTCATCACAGAATTCGGATCGGAAGTAGGTGTTCCGGATATCCATGTGCCATTGGTCTGGTTGGTGTGATGGAACCCTATCGTGTGGCCAAATTCATGGGTGATGGCAAACAGTTGCTGGCTGGCGGACATAGTGTTGTATTTGGAATTAATTTCAACACTTACCCCTGGTCTGCTGTCTGATCCCGGCAGATAGGCCCTGGCGATCCAGTTGGCATCTTCATAGCCCATAAAAACCCGGGTGTTGGCATCGGCCTGATTGGTTACAATCGACATTCCCAAACGGGTGCCGTTCACGGCGTTCCAATTGTTCACCGCACCCTGGATCGCTGTTCTCCACACGGTGGGTACAGCAGGATCGAGAAAGAACTTGATATTGGTATTATAGGCATTCCCTACAATATAGGTGCCTCTTCGTTGTTCTGTTTGCGGTACGCCGGACTTTTGTGCCGCTTTCCAATCTTCAACACGTTTTTTGAGCTCAGGAACAGTGATAATAATATCCCCTTCAATAACAACACGGTCTTTGTCGAAGACAATGTGTTGCTGATCAACTCCCTGGCTTACCAGGTAATTGGTCATCTCTTCTTTTGCATTAGGGACCGGGGATGGGTCTTTCAGGTCTTTGTCGTTCTTTGAACAGGAAGAAAAAAGGATGGTTAAAGCTGCCAAACAGGTTGCA
The Chitinophaga varians genome window above contains:
- a CDS encoding M57 family metalloprotease; this encodes MKHSNGLRISAATCLAALTILFSSCSKNDKDLKDPSPVPNAKEEMTNYLVSQGVDQQHIVFDKDRVVIEGDIIITVPELKKRVEDWKAAQKSGVPQTEQRRGTYIVGNAYNTNIKFFLDPAVPTVWRTAIQGAVNNWNAVNGTRLGMSIVTNQADANTRVFMGYEDANWIARAYLPGSDSRPGVSVEINSKYNTMSASQQLFAITHEFGHTIGFHHTNQTNGTWISGTPTSDPNSVMNSTVLPWNGFTAGDIKATQILYPQ
- a CDS encoding type VI secretion system Vgr family protein, with amino-acid sequence MALYTVTTVSIEEEQFRQFHSFRLEQTISGHHHFELKIGYEWLSKSGNNPISAGKSLLGKEIRISVQPVEAAGGFRPMLFNGIITAVSAGKEDDGTNGSCIFKGSGPSVLLDADPHIRAYEQQDLSAIVNTVLKACNPFASRPEVKPATSRQLKYIVQYKETGFNFLHRLSQRYGEWFFYNGQQLIFGQYTPQKTTLVHQVDLISFDLELQIKPNNQATNGYDYRQYQIVDDGTQQKTAGKTDPYTDHTQSLSEKLYHQASLYKIPFAFTSNAKAEMDELTLRQKKARMAQMVRIKGRSKNTSLRLGDTIEIQESVLSSATHGEFMITSLEHHCNGNGDYYNLFEGIPAAAAAPDLELGYVPYCEAQSAVVTDNFDPKGLGRIRVRFNWQKGQTPWIRLMQPHGGADKGFYFIPEVGEEVWVDFENGNAEAPYAIAAAYNGNAKTGYGDAQNNLKVIKTRSGHTIRLDDTTGQESITILDKGGNIVVLDTNGRNITITAPENIKINARNIIMDARERVDVNAGTNMTHVAGMNMSQIAGMNILHNAGDSMNQFSVNDYKLTATNITKIAMEGMDVQAKKIEKTAEQIKVESSKDEMTFNSGKSVEVKSAEKSKLF
- a CDS encoding DUF4280 domain-containing protein: MADKHFVVQGATCRCKFGSSIDKLKVTGNEKDYINDNDGNSKPIASTKDLGKPFEAGTFGNCSITKGACSPGVTAWKDFYEKVTLTNGGKILTESSTAACATGGPGSITIEHHGQQAAVSQAHFDKVEVESLSVLNPMAPKPDSKKEKPQVKQIKVKLDKRIPPELMSASGKSAPVPVLRTRPNESLKFEVVSYYNAAKADKDKVGWKVSGGSAQVFEEIGPSFSMNFDETGSYRVMAFGNPEAQDDVRCAIDVSVVHNQLAEELELGAGMGRVIPGLPGKNAKPEQYRVRRGVPVTVSAKYEMSPATDEEKKRVFMKVTDAAGNTIAGPTDPGTDTITFTPANTAATYTVTATMLPATEEGSPQEVSKEMVSEANSVVSVTNDQGTHVVRPGTTMSFKVSKMSYATPAQDFEQAAIKWQLNGKEVGSGASLSLDGNTYFAAPGSYVVEAYVSHADAWDSKKGKPSAGAAKSEDDWCFDVKHNEITAIRVKNGDTQWVVGKRYTLTADLLMPYDQAKDGPITWAPAGGDGATRDGIYAPAKGKFVVTAQLRGSSKKLDINADLAEVTRWCFTDAEDKYKAKAGWNETIKALIVSPQSAGVSVNLHVLESDGGDDFNYIKDLGNVAFDAKGEARLDVKTNDLKEKLQALWWQGDYYKVLFGVLQKPDGIQFQGMKTIVSDGKKFWFPVKPSRLTDNEKGNFIYINKKPEIVSVSFFDSTNYPAYKVYPYGEKIRIHIQTKNLAGEELIFQLWENKYKAEDKLVQQSKFKVKDNETLPIDLDTAKLKSGVAALDNMLRNFYVVLRHEKSKDNETIVNYMFPEKVADANAYNPGDVNFYHHIKLSALLADKLNDAARPIAPAVLGEPMERAVTECLCKKYDLVWGNKVSCEFRKKVVQIAAKLGLPTKDNEGANWLMTVMALETGRTFSPTCGTFAKHKDDSKNGYVGLVQIGKAAAQDLGVLRSELIKLTAEQQLDYVEKFLTKNKSKFKSKTDLYLAINYPAACGHGDEPDYVVYDSSNAAYDDNPLFKREPTEYWIDKKGKKHYYTGQQGSSKVWEFEAAINDIYNEGKAQKATDFSCQQKASAFEAKEIVTYHIFADGRLERHVPKEIKEEYKKKYKYVYHDKNSKEHILGLFNFKTIDNNYGANYGGATVDLIDIRELKDYASGDVKFKLTLNTVRNFVNDKTLGSLLGALLECGYEDYTFNGFSHADGSSAPSVSHKNGYNGDLRYLRTDKAIARLNLFSDSETEGWKALDTDRQTKFNDALYKFGWKSMLSQTYNEDKILNHCSPDPDGHHNDHLHVQEYSPNYKEVKE